GGGCTGCACGGACTCAGGTGGGTGCCATAGACGACGAGCACATGGGGCAAGATGATGAAAACGGCCGCAGTCATGAGCGTTGGACCCAAAACGGTGCCGAGCAGCGACAAGGTAAAGTAGGTTTGGCTTGCTCTGTCTCCGTGAAGGAGCACGCGCCCCGCAAACCCCACGACGTCGAAGGCGAGGCCCGTTGCCAAGACGGCAGAGAAGTATGGCGTCCGGAATAGGTAGCCCATGTATAAGGTTATGGGCACAAGCAAGCAGAATAGAGCCAGCAGGATCGCGTTGCCCGCAATGCTAGGGCTGTAGGATAGGTAGccaccgtcgacggggcACGAGATGCCGCACTCGCCAGCCATTATCATGGCCACTAGTCGAGGCGTTCATGTTCAGAGCGAGTGGGCGTAAAGATCAAAGGGGTCAATAATAAGGCCCTCGCGGTGGACTAAGGTTATATCCCACGAGCACTCCACCTCGTCCATTACAACACGGCAGGGGAGGCTCCGCGCAggagtagcagcagcagcagcagcagcagcatgcctCCCCATCCATGTCTGCGGCGGTCCTTGCTGGATACGGGCCCAAGACGGGAGCTTTCCTGGGTGGGTTGGTCTGACAATCCCAGACCGTAGGAGCCCAGCTGGTTGATTTGGGCTTGCACCGCACATGAGTGACTCAAGAGCCAATGATGTCCGAGACAAAGTTTGTGTAACGACATGTGTTGGGTACAAGGAGAGTTCCGTTGTCGCAGTGGCAAACGGGAGTGCGGACGTAGACAACCGACAGGACGGAGGAGgcaaggggggagggggaggggggggggggaggataAGTGACGATCAAAACAACGAGGGGAGGGGTCGAGGTCCCGACAGTATGGTTCAACCGTCGCCTAGCAAGACCAGGTCCACTCATGAGCCAGCTCCCTGGTCTTGATTCGGCAATACAAAGTAATGCGGCGGGAAAACTGGTGCTGCGATAGAAGCGTGACTGGCGAGCGTCACAACAGAGCAATGTGCAGAGTCACTTCAAGTGGGCATCAGGAGCCGAGGAGACCTAGCATGGCGCAGAAAGTTGGATGTGCGAGGTAGCATCgaaggggcagcagcgccaaTCACGAGAGCGACTGCGtgccgcgacgacgctgcaCGAATGCATATGCGGGTGCTGGTCAGGAAATACGCCTGGTGTTGGTTGTCAAAGGAAGGCCATGATGGATGCCATCAACTCCCACGCAGCCGGCCCCCAGGAATCGGGGCCAGTGGTCCGGATACAAACCACATCACGGAACAGGACATGGTCGACGATTATCTTCGGCATCTTCGGGGCTGTGTTACGGAGCCGGGTCAAGGTGCCGGGTGGGGGCTGGTTCAACGGGCTTCTgcaggctcgtcgccgtcggcgcgccggAGGTGAGCTCAATCTGGAGTGATTTCAGCATGGACcagggaggcggccgcgacaACGCGGCAGGGCTGCAGGCTTGTGACGGTGTGAAAGGGGAAACGATTTGCGCGTACCGACCAACAGATGCTACCCGGGCCAGACGGCGGTCGAGGACTCGTCACGGGCGGTACGTGTGCTGGCGAACCGGTCTCGTCGGGCTCcagacgacgcggcgcgTGGTTGAGCATGTTCTGgcctggcatggcatggcatggcacggaCGGTCGCCTGTCAACCAAAAGCACCAAGTTCATCCCATGTGGCCATGTGTGACGACGGCAGTTGATGGAGGGACCGGCCCAACGGCGAGGGACATGGGTATCGTTTAGTGGGCGCTCCAGGAGTGGACGAACTGCGAAGCCACTCTGACTGACTCTGGGACCAAGGGCAGGTGGCCTGCGCAAGTGAGGGCAGGATGTTGGCCGGAAGCATGATGCACAGCAGGCCGGACTGAGAAGCTGCCGATAGTCGAGAGGGTGTGTGCATGCGCAAGCACGGAGGAGGTCCCCTGCGGTGTAACATGGATGTCCCGGCTCGGATGCTCTGCTTCgtatgtactttgtactaGGTAGTTCGTACTCTGTAGATTATTagccgcccgcggctgcctcggccgtcgGAGACGGGACGGCCGGGGGCAGTGAAACAGAGACGAACTGGTGATGTGCTTCAGATCCTGTCCCGCGTTTCGCGGTGTGTTCGGCGCGATCAACAAGGCGCGGCACACGCGTCAGATGAAAATTCGGCGCCTCAGCCAAATCCCCAGAGTGTCTGTTGCATCGTCAAAATGGCACACTGACTTTGGAGGTGGGACGGGCCGCTTGGCGAGGGCAAAGTCCTGGCTCTGCTGGCGACTCCGACGATACTTGGGAGATactctccctctctccgcgtgtgtgtgtgtgtgtgtgtgtgtgtgtgtgtgtgccttTCCAGGAGGGGTTGCAATTTACGACTGGACGGGCGGCAAAGGTCGTTTGAGGAGGCGAATAGGATAGGATCGTCTTGGATGCTCGCCGCGCCATTGGCCTCTGGCAAGCGCCGTGTGTGCGGACGAATGCGCGGAGAAGGtcctggtgctgctgggaAATTTCAAATCTTGGGATGTAGGTACCAAGGTTGCGAGTTGTCTGTCGAGCCATTTTGGCAGCAAGGAGGTCGCTTTCATTGCCAGACTGGCGCCGCATGTACAGGTTGGGAGCAGCCGCTGACGATTGCCTGCTGGTGCTCCAGGGCTGACCCATGCGTTAgcaggctgcctgcccgggTGAGGCGCTCGCCACTGCAGCATCACCACTGGACGGGAGTgtcccatcaccaccgcaCCACTGGACCGGACAGGCGGGCtgcccgctgcggcgctACCCCTAGCAGGTACACTGGCTGCTCCCGTGCACTGCCGTGTATATCTCGGCAAAACCCCGCCACTGCCGCACCTCAGTCTTCAGTGggcagctgctcctccagctctTCCACTCATCCAGCTGAGGTTCCAACCTATGGAATGGATGTGCCCAGACACTGCAGCCCAACTccactgggctgggcgggagcgagcgagcgagcgcctcATCGCACCCGCCATGCCACCACAGGTCGCCTCCACACATGTGCGTAGTCAGTCAGTGAGGCTTGGATTGAGGctgagcgccgacgacgtcaaccCACCCCCAGCAGCCACGACGCAACACCTTCTACGGACAGACCACGACACTGACCACGACTCCCGGGGCGTCCACGCGCGAGCACGCACCCCgagacgacaacgacgtcACGATTTCGGATCGCTCGCTTTTGATCCGCCTCCACAGCCCGAGCATACGCGTTCCTGCTGCCGTTCCCGTCTCCGTACCTATTCCTGGATTCTTGGTCCTTGCCTCCCCAGGCCCCGGGTCGTGCCGAGCTCCATCTGGCGGGgaacatgtcgtcgagccgaTAAGAGATCGCACAAATTCTTTTCCTTTTACGTGTCTGCCGCCCACCTTCCCGTCGTTGAGCCGTCTGCCATGCGCCCCGGCAGcgtctgccgccgtctccgtcgcccgccatgtccATCCGCATAGCCCTCGACAACCAACCCGAGTTCTACACCAATCTCGACCATGTCGCCGGCCGCATTGTCGTTGCCCTCCAccgcgccgagcaggtcggCAGCATTGTCGTcaagctcgagggcgagtcCGTCACCGCCCTCAAGGTCCCCGACCCCTACAACGATGGCACCGGCCGTCCACCCGGCCCCATGCCCGGCCCGCCtggcagcatcgtcagcgaAAACCACAAGATCCTCTACAAGGTGCAGCAGGTCTTCCCCGACGAGTACCactccagctccagcaacCCCTACGGCGCGTTCCCCCTCCAGCCCGGCGAGCACGAGTTCCCCTTCAAGTTCAAGCTGCCCATCAACAACGCCTGCAGCGACCCCATGGCCATGTCCCGCATCGGCGGGCTTGCCGGTGTAGGCGGCTTCGGTTCCGGCGGCGGTCTGTTTGGCATGGGTGGCGTGCGCGTCATGGACGGGAGCAAGCAATTATATCTGCAGCACGTCACCCGCACCCTGCCGCCGTCCCTCACCGGCTATCccaacgaggccgagatCCGCTACTACATCAAGGTCACTGTCCAGCGCCCTGGCTTCCTCAAGGAGAACTGGCGCTTCCAGATAGGATTCAAGTTCCTACCCAttgagccgccgcgcccggctgTCAACGGCCAGGAAGCCTTTGCCCGGCGGCCGTTTGCGTTTCGAGCCCCCGCGGGGACGCAGCCGGAAAAGAAGCGGAGCACCTTCTTCAACAGGAAGTCGgacaaggccggcgaggcgtcggataccggcagcaacggcgcgCAGGGAGACGATGCAGGTCaagcgcccgcgccctccaTTGAAATGTCGGCACGGCTGCCACATCCGCCCGTCCTCACGTGCAACCAATCGGTACCCCTGCGCCTCATCgccaagaagctcgtcaacAGTCCCGAGCAGGTGTACCTCGTCTCCTTTCAGATGGACCTCATCGGCATCACCGAGGTCCGCTCACACAACATCTACGACAGGAAGGTCAACCGCTGGGTCGTCGTCTCTGGTACAGACCTCAGCATCCCGCTCACGTCCTCGCCACAGGACCCCGTCGGCCATGAAGTCGTCATCCCGAACGAGCTATGGAAGAACAGACCCCTTCCAAACACCGTCGCACCCTCCTTTGTGGCATGTAACTTGCATCGGCGATATGAGCTGGAACTCAAGATAGGAATTGCCTGGGGAAAGCCCAAGTCGGGCATGATGCTAAACTCTCAGCCGCAAACCATCTTCCTCCCCCTACACTTCGCCCAGTTGGAGGTCTACTCTGGCATCACGCCGCCcccggagctgctgcaggccgccaagaACACGAAGCCTGGGCGCGTGCAGCTTCCCCCACGCCTCCCACCGCGGACAGGATCTGTCTCGGGACCAAgcgcgcccgcagcgtcCCGACCACCGCAATCTCAACAGCCTCAAGCCCAGGCGCCACCGCCCATGCCCCCGCACCCGCAACAAGATCCCCTGTACCCGCCGCAACTCGCCCCCGGTCAGGTGGTGCCGCCATatgacgacgcgccgccgagctaCGACGAGGCGATCGCAGAGAATCTTGCAGGGCCGTTTGACGGGCTGCAATCTCGGCCAGCGTACAGCGGCGTTACGAACGAGAACGCCCCAAGCCAGGTCCCCCAAAAGAACTAAGTTTGAAAATGAGTGTGAGGCTCTTGAATGCCCACTGCATGAGATATGACGAGGCGTCAGGGGTTGCAAAAGCTGCGTACAAGACGGCCGCTTGATCGTTACGGGAGCCTCTTGGAGGGTTCTTATATTCGGGTATAGACGCAAAATTACAACACTCTTAATGGAAACTGGCATGTACTCTGGTCATTTCCCTCCGGCGCGAGCCCACATACCCCATCTatgctcgccgcggcgcgctcACCGCGGGCGGCCCCTGATCTGTTTCTACGGCACCGACCGTTTCTCGCGATATTTGAACCGAACCCATAGGGGCGGTTTCTCCCAGAGCGAATGCATCCGGGACTCGCCGTGCCAGTCCAGCTTGGGGTTCACGAGCTCGAAGTCGAACGCGTAGAGGAGCTTGACGAGCGTCATGCGCATCTCCATCCACGCAAGGCTATGTAAGGCGTCAGCAGGCCGCCCATACCGTGCGCACGGAACACAGGCCCTCAAATTGACGGGCGGGATGGTCCTCGGCGCCTACTCGCCCTGACGATgggggaggcaggcaggcaggcaggtctTGACAAGGCTTCCCACTCACTTTTGACCGATGCAGTTGCGCGTGCCCAGCGAAAAGGGCCGGcaggcgtcgaggtcgtcggtgCATTTGGGGTCGATCCAGCGCTCGGGCTTAAAAGACCACGGGTCGGAGAAGTTTTCTGGCGAGTAGTTTGCGGCGAGGGGGTTGACGGACACGACGGTCTACAAGAAGGGCACCAAAGAACGTCAGCTCGTGGATCATGCTTCCTTATcggtgcagcagcaacaacagtAACGGCAGAAGCAGGGATGGAGTGTCAACATAGAGACGGGGGGAGAAGGCGGGCAACGCACCCCTCCTGGCAGCCACAGGCCGTGGACGGTATCGCCCCCAggcgggacgaggcggtgcagcgcgacgggcagcggcgggtaCATGCGCAGGGCCtccatgatgacggcgccgaggtacttgaggcgggcgagggcggccgggGTGATGTCGAGCCACGCGGGGATGGCGGTGTCAATCTCCTCCATGAGCCGGGCCAGGGCGGGCCGGTTGGCgtgcaggaagaagaagacggcggcgaggcccgtggccgacgtctcggtgccggcgatgacgaggtccGAGGCGATGGCCgcgagctgcagctccgaGACGGGCATCTTGGCCTGCCGCTGCACCTCGATGGCGTGCGAGAGGAAGTCGTTGCGGTCTGGGCCCGCGTCTTTGAGGCGCCTGGGGGCGTGAGAAGGTCAGTACATGACATGTACATGGACTGTTTTCAATAAGACTCCTTTTATGTGCTCGACCCCATATGATGGACGACGGGCCGGAGACAAGGGGAGAGAGATGGGAATAGGATTCTCGGAAAGGGGGAGGAtggggtgagtgagtgagtgagtgatAAGACGCACATGTTGACCAAGTCCCGCGAGTACCTCTCGTGCTTGTCCCGGTCCGCAAGCATGGCGTTGATGGGCTTGGAGAAGAGCCACAGGCCAATCTTGCCCAGCGTGGGGAACTTCTTGAGCGCGTCCACGACGCTCATCAtgcgcagcgtcgccgccaggaacATCCCCCACTCGTGCAGCTTCCCCTTGCCGACGCACCCAAACTCGACGCCAAACGCCAGGTGGCCCATGATGTCAAACGTCACCATGTTGAAGAAGGGGTCGATGTTGACGACGCAGCCCTTGTCGCCgcttccaccaccaccgcctccgtcgtggccgccatggccgtcagcgtcaccatcaccatcaccaccatcaccaccatcaccacccttATTACCCTTCTTGCCCTttgctgccgcctccgccgccgccgtcgccatcgtctccgccTGCGTCAGCTgccgctccagctccgcgacgagcccgtccacgacgcgccccaccacgccctcgacgtgccGCATCGTGCGGTCCGAGAAGGCGGTGCTCAGCTGCTTGCGCCAGACGGCGTGCTTGTCCGGATCGCGCTCCGTGATGATGGACGGCGCCTCGGACGCGaagcgcccgccgtcgtAGAACTCGGACTTGATGAACCTCTGGTGGGCCTTGCCGCGCGGGCCGTAGATGTCGCGCCACGCCTGCGCGGTGCTAAACGACACCTCGTTGGGCGCATATCGCACGACGGGGCCTGTTCCTCGCGGAGAATGTTGTGTCGTTAGCTactacacacacacacacacacactttcTGCATGCGTGGGCgcgtggtgctgctggactggactgagggggtggggggacACAAACGTACCGTATTTCTCATGCAGCTTGATCATCTCGTagggctggcggccggaCAGGAAGCGTTTCGAATGGGAGAACTTGAAAATTTGTGGCGAGTGAGAAGAGCGGTTCGAAACATacaaaaggggggggggggggttctcCTTCCATACATTACTCCATTTGGCATGCCACGGGCCCGGCAGCTTGTTCAATGGGCTCTTCCTCAGGGTGTTCCATCTCAGCACGAAATATAGGAGCGGAATCTAGCGTTGGACGGGACACGCGCGAGTCGCGCGTTCACAGTCATGTAAGCATGATACTCAATCCCGAGCGGACAAGGAGAGTAGGGGGAGGCCGTGTCTCTTTGGCGGCGTATCACTCACCACCGACACCACGAGCAGCACGCGCGAGAGCATCGTGATGACGGACCCTTCGGGTCAAGCGGCGGTTGCTGGGTGTGTGTGCTCTTGTCCTATTGTTGCTCTCTCTCACTGCTTATCTCGGCAAGCATCTGCCTCCTCTACGCAGGGAAAACAAGACGGGAAACGTTTTCCTCTCACTTCACCGGGATAACAACAACAGCGGAAGGTAGCTTTGGACGTCCCAAACGGGGCCCCCATgtatatgtatgtacatgcGTGTGGCCCCATTGCGACCCAGACGTCCCTGTTTTCGCATGTGTACAGTGGTGTATGCGTGGGCAAGGGATAGAGCGCAGTACTACTATTTCCTCGTGTGTAACGGAATCTTTGCGCGCGCAATACCATACCATACTAGTACTAACCACCACGCGTGGTTCTCATTGTCATAGTGCCCCTTAGACCCGTTTCCGTTATTGTTGTCCGGTTCCGGGACCAACAACAATACCCCCTCCCGAGGCGGCGtcacccacacacacacatacaacATGGCCCCTGGGCGCAGCGGGCAAGTCGAGTCAGCGGTGGTGAAGCTGCCCACTTCCGTCACATGTCCGTGCCATTGCCATTTTTCGTTCTTCGTTGGGCTAGGCGGGAATGCGTTTCGTCTGCTTTTTAGGGTTTTAAAAcagtggcggtggaggagggggggaccCGGGAGACGAGAAAAGCCACTTCTTCTGCCGCGGTCCTTGGCAGCAGAACCAACAAGACACTTTTCTTGTTTCTTTTCAATACACGCATAACTATACTTTTCTTAACCCTTTTCAACTCTTAGTGACGCACAGTCCCCGTCGTGGATGGGCAGTCCGGCTATTtagcaacggcggcgcggcgcggcgcggcaacCCGTCATGGAGACGACCGGCATCCCTCTTTTCATGAGCTATCTAACTTGGGTACTAAGCTACCAAGTGCGTACGTAGTACCGCACATGCGCTGTACATGCAAGCAGGGGGAGGGCGTCTCATCTTAAACCCATGATCGGGCGACGTACGTATGCGGAGCCGTATCGCCGGCCGTTGGACGAGACAAGGGGCCGCCGGGCCGTGTCCTTgtgcgacgacgaagacgccctTTCCTGCCCTCCCCTGcctcccctcctcgcctcgccgcgatGGACCGACGGGGCATGcagtacggtacggtacaTGCGGATGccagtgtgtgtgtgcccaTGCAAGACCGACGGATGTCACTTGTCTGTCTGGCTGGCCAAACCCCCCGACGTACATGTGCTACCTGTCCCCGCATGTTCCTAATACGCTTCCCAGCACTCTCTCCAGTCAAAGGGACTGCACGTCGTCGCGTTACACGGCGCGCCCTCACcaatcatcatcatcaccacgcGTGCTGTCCCTCACCGCTggggaagcagcagcagcagcaggagacCGCAAGAGAACATGGATCGGCCGCTCGCCGCGTTCGGCAACTgtgttgttgtcgttgttaCGTACATGTAAATAGGTACGTATTCCAGACGCCCTGCAGCGACCACCCGGCATCGTGGCtgccacggcgtcgcgccTCGGGGGTCAGGGGTCAGTCATGGCTGCAAGTTTATCAACGAGCAGCAAGGGGGTCCAGGTCCGTCAAACCCTACCGCTGCTGCGATGGGACGCAGCTCATCTCATCAGCCAGGGTAAATCAATTTATTTTCGCCTGCCTACAAGAAAGGCCTCACTCCCGGT
Above is a genomic segment from Purpureocillium takamizusanense chromosome 2, complete sequence containing:
- a CDS encoding uncharacterized protein (COG:S~EggNog:ENOG503NUC3); the protein is MSIRIALDNQPEFYTNLDHVAGRIVVALHRAEQVGSIVVKLEGESVTALKVPDPYNDGTGRPPGPMPGPPGSIVSENHKILYKVQQVFPDEYHSSSSNPYGAFPLQPGEHEFPFKFKLPINNACSDPMAMSRIGGLAGVGGFGSGGGLFGMGGVRVMDGSKQLYLQHVTRTLPPSLTGYPNEAEIRYYIKVTVQRPGFLKENWRFQIGFKFLPIEPPRPAVNGQEAFARRPFAFRAPAGTQPEKKRSTFFNRKSDKAGEASDTGSNGAQGDDAGQAPAPSIEMSARLPHPPVLTCNQSVPLRLIAKKLVNSPEQVYLVSFQMDLIGITEVRSHNIYDRKVNRWVVVSGTDLSIPLTSSPQDPVGHEVVIPNELWKNRPLPNTVAPSFVACNLHRRYELELKIGIAWGKPKSGMMLNSQPQTIFLPLHFAQLEVYSGITPPPELLQAAKNTKPGRVQLPPRLPPRTGSVSGPSAPAASRPPQSQQPQAQAPPPMPPHPQQDPLYPPQLAPGQVVPPYDDAPPSYDEAIAENLAGPFDGLQSRPAYSGVTNENAPSQVPQKN
- a CDS encoding uncharacterized protein (EggNog:ENOG503NXRB~COG:Q), with protein sequence MIKLHEKYGPVVRYAPNEVSFSTAQAWRDIYGPRGKAHQRFIKSEFYDGGRFASEAPSIITERDPDKHAVWRKQLSTAFSDRTMRHVEGVVGRVVDGLVAELERQLTQAETMATAAAEAAAKGKKGNKGGDGGDGGDGDGDADGHGGHDGGGGGGSGDKGCVVNIDPFFNMVTFDIMGHLAFGVEFGCVGKGKLHEWGMFLAATLRMMSVVDALKKFPTLGKIGLWLFSKPINAMLADRDKHERYSRDLVNMRLKDAGPDRNDFLSHAIEVQRQAKMPVSELQLAAIASDLVIAGTETSATGLAAVFFFLHANRPALARLMEEIDTAIPAWLDITPAALARLKYLGAVIMEALRMYPPLPVALHRLVPPGGDTVHGLWLPGGTVVSVNPLAANYSPENFSDPWSFKPERWIDPKCTDDLDACRPFSLGTRNCIGQNLAWMEMRMTLVKLLYAFDFELVNPKLDWHGESRMHSLWEKPPLWVRFKYREKRSVP